The following are from one region of the Halarcobacter sp. genome:
- the nhaA gene encoding Na+/H+ antiporter NhaA, which translates to MKILVKKYIKKESTSGIILIFATIAALILNNSFLSEYYTSILETQITFKVGHILDIDKPLILWINDGLMAIFFLLIGLEIKREVIAGHLSTPSKIALPAIAALGGMIVPAFIYFIFNYGDDYSLQGWAIPTATDIAFALGILSLLGRRIPVSLKIFLMALAIFDDLGAILIIAFFYTNDLSFHAISLAGLCILMLVVLNRFKVTRLGFYWILGILLWVFVLKSGVHATLAGIIVAFCIPLHAVNEKRKLISPAKSLQHHIHYWVAFYILPLFAFVNAGVDLNNVSIDKMSNPVALGIIFGLFIGKQLGVFAFSYLAIKYNIAKLPKCATLAQLYGVSVLTGIGFTMSLFIDSLAFENSHQFFYTDKLGILIGSFLSGLLGYLILRFVKGKRRCAI; encoded by the coding sequence ATGAAAATTTTAGTTAAAAAATATATTAAAAAAGAGTCTACTTCTGGTATAATTTTGATTTTTGCAACAATTGCTGCATTAATTTTAAATAACTCTTTTCTTTCTGAATATTATACTTCCATATTAGAAACACAAATTACTTTTAAAGTTGGGCATATACTTGATATTGATAAACCATTGATTTTATGGATTAATGATGGTCTTATGGCAATTTTCTTTCTTCTTATTGGTTTAGAGATAAAAAGAGAAGTTATTGCAGGGCATTTATCAACCCCTAGTAAAATTGCTCTTCCTGCAATTGCTGCTTTAGGTGGTATGATTGTTCCAGCATTTATCTATTTTATTTTTAATTATGGAGATGATTACTCTTTGCAAGGTTGGGCAATACCTACAGCTACTGACATCGCTTTTGCTTTAGGAATATTATCTCTTTTAGGAAGAAGAATACCTGTATCATTAAAAATTTTTTTAATGGCCTTGGCGATATTTGATGATTTGGGAGCTATTTTAATTATTGCATTTTTCTATACAAATGATTTATCTTTCCATGCCATATCTTTGGCTGGATTATGTATTTTGATGCTAGTTGTATTAAACAGATTTAAAGTGACTAGATTAGGATTTTATTGGATTCTTGGAATATTATTATGGGTATTTGTATTAAAATCAGGAGTTCATGCAACACTTGCAGGAATAATAGTCGCTTTTTGTATCCCTTTACATGCTGTTAATGAAAAAAGAAAATTAATCTCTCCTGCCAAATCTTTACAACATCATATACATTATTGGGTTGCATTTTATATTTTGCCATTATTTGCATTTGTAAATGCAGGGGTTGATTTAAACAACGTATCAATTGATAAGATGTCTAATCCTGTTGCTTTGGGTATTATATTTGGTTTATTTATTGGTAAACAACTAGGTGTATTTGCATTCTCTTATCTTGCAATTAAATATAATATTGCAAAACTTCCCAAGTGTGCAACTCTAGCACAATTGTATGGAGTATCAGTACTAACAGGTATTGGTTTTACAATGAGTTTATTTATTGATAGTCTTGCTTTTGAAAACAGTCATCAGTTTTTTTATACTGATAAGTTAGGTATCCTAATTGGATCATTTCTATCAGGATTATTAGGGTATTTAATATTAAGATTTGTAAAAGGCAAAAGAAGATGCGCTATTTAA
- a CDS encoding methyl-accepting chemotaxis protein: MLKNFSTKIKLMLVPIVYVLIVTIVAIIFTYYNNLVKFRIEAAVQTEVFIQQVLKGRIAVYQFLRAPSDANAQKVVVSFQELDKNVTDLRDKVSQKSNKELCDNILKESSDYIKYFNQFSEQKIKDFENGILIESENLKPVIAKMVESGLKLEEELQKINTSAQSLRDDAESTMNSILIAIVIVSVLIFVIFSIILSNIITSSIEKFKDGLASFFAYINRESEDTKLLEIDGKDEFAIMAQSVNESIEKTKKGLIKDNETVKEVLSIVEKANHGYLNNLVKSEPNNPQLIQLCSALNTMLSGIKEKIDSINVVLSEFSNYNFTRKLDAKNVEGDMKKLLESLNFLTDEISNLLKQSYTIGLTLDDSSDKLIVNVDTLNKSSTEAAASLEETAAALEEITSTIVNNAENVQLMSDYANNLSGSAKTGQTLAQNTTKAMEDITDQVNSINEAISVIDQIAFQTNILSLNAAVEAATAGEAGKGFAVVAQEVRNLASRSAEAAKEIKELVENATTKASQGKEISNQMISGYEELLVDISKSTEKISEIANASKEQEQGITQINDAVNQLDQQTQQNALIATETHDIAAQTDTIAKEIVADAQSKEFLGKNEVKVRTNTSEPKKESLTFEKKVSPKKEETKKVSNNEIKSNTKDDDEWESF, encoded by the coding sequence ATGTTAAAAAATTTTAGTACAAAAATAAAATTGATGCTTGTGCCAATTGTTTATGTTCTAATTGTGACAATAGTTGCAATAATCTTTACATATTATAATAATCTTGTAAAATTTAGAATAGAAGCAGCAGTTCAAACAGAGGTTTTTATTCAACAAGTGTTGAAAGGTAGAATAGCTGTTTATCAATTCTTAAGAGCACCATCTGATGCAAATGCGCAAAAAGTAGTGGTAAGTTTCCAAGAGCTTGATAAAAATGTTACTGATTTAAGAGATAAAGTTAGTCAAAAATCAAATAAAGAGCTTTGTGATAATATTTTAAAGGAATCATCAGATTATATAAAATATTTTAATCAATTTTCAGAACAAAAAATAAAAGACTTTGAAAATGGAATATTAATAGAGTCTGAGAACTTAAAACCAGTAATTGCCAAAATGGTAGAATCAGGTCTAAAACTTGAAGAAGAGTTACAAAAAATTAATACAAGTGCACAATCTTTAAGAGATGATGCAGAATCTACTATGAATAGTATTTTAATAGCAATTGTGATTGTTTCAGTACTTATATTCGTAATTTTCTCAATAATATTATCTAATATCATTACTAGTTCAATTGAAAAATTCAAAGATGGATTAGCTTCATTTTTTGCTTATATTAACAGAGAAAGTGAAGATACAAAGCTATTAGAAATTGATGGTAAAGATGAGTTTGCTATTATGGCTCAATCTGTAAATGAAAGTATAGAAAAAACTAAAAAAGGTTTAATTAAAGATAATGAAACTGTAAAAGAGGTTTTATCTATAGTTGAAAAAGCAAATCATGGGTATTTAAATAATCTTGTAAAAAGTGAACCAAATAATCCTCAACTTATTCAATTGTGTAGTGCTTTAAATACTATGTTAAGTGGTATAAAAGAGAAAATAGATTCAATAAATGTTGTGTTGTCTGAGTTTAGTAATTATAACTTTACTAGAAAACTTGATGCCAAAAATGTTGAAGGGGATATGAAGAAATTACTAGAAAGTTTAAATTTCTTAACAGATGAAATCTCTAATCTATTGAAACAATCTTATACAATTGGACTTACTCTTGATGATTCATCAGATAAATTAATTGTAAATGTTGATACTTTAAATAAAAGTTCAACTGAAGCAGCAGCTTCTTTAGAAGAAACAGCAGCAGCACTTGAAGAGATTACAAGTACAATTGTAAATAATGCAGAAAATGTGCAACTTATGAGTGACTATGCAAATAATTTAAGTGGTTCAGCTAAAACAGGTCAGACTTTAGCTCAAAATACTACAAAAGCTATGGAAGATATTACAGATCAGGTAAATTCAATTAATGAAGCAATTTCTGTAATTGATCAAATTGCTTTCCAGACAAATATTCTTTCACTTAATGCTGCAGTTGAAGCAGCAACGGCTGGTGAAGCTGGTAAAGGTTTTGCTGTTGTTGCACAAGAGGTTAGAAATCTAGCTTCTAGATCAGCAGAGGCTGCTAAAGAGATTAAAGAATTAGTTGAAAATGCTACAACTAAAGCTTCTCAAGGTAAAGAGATTAGTAATCAAATGATCTCTGGATATGAAGAGCTATTAGTTGATATAAGTAAATCAACTGAAAAAATCTCAGAGATTGCAAATGCAAGTAAAGAGCAAGAACAAGGTATTACACAAATTAATGATGCTGTAAATCAGTTAGATCAACAAACTCAACAAAATGCATTAATTGCAACAGAAACGCATGATATAGCAGCTCAAACTGATACTATAGCTAAAGAGATAGTTGCAGATGCCCAATCAAAAGAGTTTTTAGGTAAAAATGAAGTAAAAGTAAGAACTAATACCTCTGAACCTAAAAAAGAATCATTAACTTTTGAGAAAAAAGTTTCACCTAAAAAAGAGGAAACAAAAAAAGTTTCAAATAATGAAATAAAAAGTAATACAAAAGATGATGATGAATGGGAAAGTTTTTAA
- the murC gene encoding UDP-N-acetylmuramate--L-alanine ligase — protein sequence MKVHFIGIGGIGLSALARFLNYDGHEVSGSDMKSSPITLELEKEGIKVSSPQDSKNISDDFDLVIYSAAVTDENPELIEARLKQIRTLSRKEALPIVLGDKKNFCVAGAHGKSTTTAILASIMQSSALIGAISKDFGSNFRYVNDLVCFEADESDASFLLSNPYCSIVTNAEPEHMEYYHYDYEKFYEAYRKFIELGTKKVLNGEDEHIQKLNIKDADFLYPSCDIKNLSYLLKDGEPCTKFDLKDFGSFEVWGFGYHIAVDASLAILAALNELDVETIRKNITCYKGIKKRFDLVQKEDNFALIDDYAHHPTEIEATMKSVELYDNLTNINKRVVIWQPHKYSRTNDNLEGFKRCFRRCDELIILPIWTIPGEQVIEIDFEKEFAQYNPTFADKLNTSKGKVELVKDGKIIKTIDSGIILGVGAGDITYQLR from the coding sequence ATGAAAGTACATTTTATAGGAATAGGTGGGATAGGTCTTTCTGCCTTAGCAAGATTTTTAAACTATGATGGGCATGAAGTAAGTGGTTCTGATATGAAAAGTTCGCCAATTACTCTTGAATTAGAAAAAGAGGGAATCAAAGTATCTTCTCCTCAAGATTCAAAAAATATCTCTGATGATTTTGATTTAGTTATATACTCAGCAGCTGTTACAGATGAGAACCCTGAATTAATAGAAGCTAGATTAAAACAAATAAGAACTTTATCAAGAAAAGAAGCTTTACCAATTGTATTAGGAGATAAAAAGAATTTTTGTGTAGCAGGAGCCCATGGAAAATCAACAACAACTGCAATCCTTGCTTCAATAATGCAAAGTTCAGCTTTAATAGGTGCAATCTCAAAAGATTTTGGCTCAAACTTTAGGTATGTAAATGATTTAGTATGTTTTGAAGCAGATGAATCTGATGCTTCATTTTTATTATCAAATCCTTATTGTTCAATTGTTACAAATGCAGAGCCAGAACATATGGAGTATTACCATTATGATTATGAAAAGTTCTATGAAGCATACAGAAAATTTATAGAATTAGGTACTAAAAAAGTTTTAAATGGTGAAGATGAACATATACAAAAATTAAATATAAAAGATGCAGATTTTTTATATCCAAGTTGTGATATTAAAAACTTATCATATCTTTTAAAAGATGGTGAACCTTGTACTAAATTTGATTTAAAAGATTTTGGTTCATTTGAAGTTTGGGGATTTGGTTACCATATTGCAGTAGATGCTTCACTAGCCATATTAGCTGCTTTAAATGAATTAGATGTTGAAACTATTAGAAAAAATATCACTTGTTATAAAGGGATTAAAAAAAGATTTGATCTTGTTCAAAAAGAGGACAACTTTGCTTTAATTGACGATTATGCACATCACCCAACAGAGATTGAAGCTACTATGAAATCAGTTGAATTATATGATAATCTTACAAATATAAACAAAAGAGTGGTTATTTGGCAACCCCATAAATATTCTAGAACAAACGATAATTTAGAGGGTTTTAAAAGATGTTTTAGAAGATGTGATGAATTAATTATTCTTCCTATTTGGACAATTCCTGGTGAGCAAGTAATTGAAATAGATTTTGAAAAAGAGTTTGCCCAATACAATCCTACATTTGCCGATAAACTTAATACCTCTAAAGGAAAAGTGGAATTAGTTAAAGATGGAAAAATAATTAAAACCATAGATTCTGGAATAATTTTAGGCGTTGGTGCAGGGGATATTACTTATCAATTAAGATAA
- a CDS encoding succinyldiaminopimelate transaminase — MNFEKYPFERLNELLEGIEPNSKYELSALTIGEPKFETPDFIQEELAKTTSLLQKYPASAGLPELKDAMRNFVKNRFNVDLEDEQIIPTFGTREVLFNFPQFALFDKKDPTIAFTNPFYQIYEGAAIASRAKVIHIDLTLENDFKANLSDEELKKCDLVILNYPNNPTSAEMTKEELAIWVKKALEFDFILVNDECYSEIYFDEKDKPSSLLEASLAVGNSEFKNVLVMNSISKRSSAPGLRSGFIAGDANILNEYMKYRTYVGCASPVPLQKAAAVAWNETSHVDGFRKIYKKNFELAKEILGINPPKATFYIWLKVEDELEFTKKLFEEKHIKVLPGSFLGRNGIGKGYVRIALVENEKKTKEVLERLKDFIDG, encoded by the coding sequence ATGAATTTTGAAAAATATCCATTTGAAAGATTAAATGAATTATTAGAAGGTATTGAACCAAATAGTAAATACGAATTAAGTGCTTTAACAATAGGTGAACCAAAATTTGAAACACCAGATTTTATCCAAGAAGAGTTAGCTAAAACAACTTCACTATTACAAAAATACCCAGCAAGTGCAGGTTTACCAGAGTTAAAAGATGCTATGAGAAATTTTGTTAAAAACAGATTTAATGTAGATTTAGAAGATGAACAAATTATACCAACATTTGGTACAAGAGAAGTACTTTTTAACTTTCCTCAGTTTGCACTTTTTGATAAAAAAGATCCAACTATTGCATTTACAAACCCTTTTTATCAAATTTATGAAGGTGCGGCGATTGCAAGTAGAGCAAAAGTCATACATATAGATTTAACTTTAGAAAATGATTTCAAAGCTAATTTAAGTGATGAAGAGTTAAAAAAATGTGATTTAGTAATACTAAACTATCCAAATAATCCAACATCAGCAGAGATGACAAAAGAGGAATTAGCTATTTGGGTTAAAAAAGCTTTAGAGTTTGATTTTATATTAGTAAACGATGAGTGTTATTCAGAAATTTATTTTGATGAAAAAGATAAACCATCTTCACTTTTAGAAGCTAGTTTAGCTGTTGGAAATAGTGAATTTAAAAATGTATTGGTTATGAACTCTATTTCAAAAAGAAGTTCAGCTCCAGGTCTAAGAAGTGGATTTATAGCAGGAGATGCAAATATTCTTAATGAGTATATGAAGTATAGAACTTATGTGGGATGTGCTTCACCAGTTCCTTTACAAAAAGCAGCTGCTGTAGCTTGGAATGAAACATCTCATGTGGATGGATTTAGAAAAATTTATAAGAAAAACTTTGAATTGGCAAAAGAGATTTTAGGTATAAATCCTCCAAAAGCAACTTTTTATATTTGGTTAAAAGTTGAAGATGAATTAGAGTTTACAAAAAAACTTTTTGAAGAAAAACATATAAAAGTATTACCTGGTAGTTTTTTAGGAAGAAATGGAATTGGAAAAGGGTATGTAAGAATTGCTCTTGTTGAAAATGAAAAGAAAACTAAAGAGGTATTAGAAAGATTAAAGGATTTTATTGATGGATAA
- a CDS encoding TrkA C-terminal domain-containing protein, whose translation MKKILIILDGIVAKKLMQRIIETNTTENSYDVVYINDAIVPEQKASNFTFYKFDPTSESKLAMVLDKDVHTQVLVALNSKDEMLNVIKNIKARKKNLPMAILDYWGINIKDPYVNVYKGIEVLANGMVERLPNIPVMAQNIGLKQGEIMEIKIPFGSSYAYRYIGSIEQREWKIFGLYRGEKLINIKPSLILKPNDVILVIGKPTVLMQVYNAIGKSQGQFPMPFGHNLYLYLDMFLQTDERILNVIDEVQFLHQRLKNGKLIIRITRPTTVSVLNEIKKTFANNDSVELKMDYHNLGMEKLLKSDTRAYDIGMLILTNEMFNNRKKSKHVLDLKLPVFKIGENIDGSGVKRSVVLINDVNSYEQISPVVFDVSSQLKTKTKIFNMDPLGENQDKSNLLDHFENLAKIFNEKIEIVTNDKNPIRELKKHTNILQILPLKQSMLKTRLSWQFLYTNPDLVSFDMGNYNQLLIPVIEE comes from the coding sequence ATGAAAAAAATATTAATTATTCTTGATGGTATTGTTGCAAAAAAATTAATGCAAAGAATTATAGAAACAAACACGACTGAAAATAGTTATGATGTTGTTTATATAAATGATGCAATAGTTCCTGAGCAAAAAGCATCCAATTTTACTTTTTATAAATTTGACCCAACTTCTGAATCTAAACTGGCAATGGTTTTAGATAAAGATGTGCATACTCAAGTTTTAGTGGCATTAAACTCAAAAGATGAGATGCTAAATGTTATAAAAAATATAAAAGCTAGAAAGAAAAACCTTCCTATGGCTATCCTTGATTATTGGGGAATAAATATAAAAGACCCCTATGTAAACGTATATAAAGGGATAGAAGTATTAGCTAATGGGATGGTTGAAAGACTTCCTAATATTCCTGTAATGGCTCAAAACATTGGTTTAAAACAGGGTGAAATTATGGAGATTAAAATCCCTTTTGGAAGTTCTTATGCTTATAGATATATAGGTTCAATAGAGCAAAGAGAGTGGAAAATATTTGGTCTTTATAGGGGTGAAAAACTTATAAACATAAAACCTTCACTAATCTTAAAACCAAATGATGTAATCCTTGTAATTGGAAAACCTACAGTTTTAATGCAGGTATATAATGCAATTGGTAAATCTCAAGGTCAATTTCCTATGCCTTTTGGTCACAATCTATATCTATATCTTGATATGTTTTTACAAACAGATGAAAGAATTTTAAATGTAATTGATGAGGTACAGTTTTTACATCAAAGATTAAAAAATGGTAAATTGATTATTAGAATTACAAGACCAACTACGGTTAGTGTATTAAATGAGATTAAAAAAACTTTTGCCAATAATGATTCTGTTGAATTAAAAATGGATTATCATAATTTAGGGATGGAAAAATTATTAAAAAGTGATACAAGAGCTTATGATATAGGAATGTTGATTTTAACTAATGAGATGTTTAATAACAGAAAAAAAAGTAAACATGTATTAGATTTAAAACTTCCAGTTTTTAAAATAGGTGAAAATATTGATGGTTCAGGTGTAAAAAGATCAGTTGTTTTAATCAATGATGTAAACTCTTACGAACAAATATCACCAGTTGTTTTTGATGTTTCAAGTCAATTAAAAACTAAAACAAAGATTTTTAATATGGATCCATTAGGGGAAAACCAAGATAAATCAAACCTATTAGACCATTTTGAAAATTTAGCAAAAATATTTAATGAAAAAATTGAGATTGTTACAAATGATAAAAATCCAATTAGAGAGTTAAAAAAACATACAAATATTTTGCAAATATTACCATTAAAACAAAGTATGTTAAAAACAAGACTTTCGTGGCAGTTTTTATATACAAATCCAGACCTAGTATCTTTTGATATGGGCAATTATAACCAACTGCTAATACCAGTTATTGAAGAGTAA
- a CDS encoding ATP-binding protein gives MLSINRISLKIFISMFLSILFFSVIFSVYYVKNQKKEIIDSMQLEAKSIAKMIVYVTSDAIVLNDGAYIVEFNHEFLSQHELLKSIIISKNSNEYFIVKKDKWSFEKSIDKSFTELESDIEKAKIMKSKILNEMVFHYTYPIVFSATNWGHIHLSFSLEQYNKRIESMYVSFSFFFIVLLFITSLVSYFIAKSFSKPIIKLNEIANEISRGNLQLRSDYKSKDEFGQLSNSFNKMISKIQTSQEQLKESHEELENRVELRTLELNETNKKLEEKTIELEHLNKQLDKKVKDEVEKRTDQERLLIQQSRLAAMGEMIGNIAHQWRQPLSIITTAASGIKVEKEFGISSEEEELNKVEIIMKTSMYLSNTIEDFSNFFKPNKEKENFKIDTMIKQSLELVGASFRYYHISVNKDVEKDIVVNGFANEYAQAVMNILNNAKDILVDRNIINPTINLKIYEKNGLGVLEIKDNAGGVENNIIDKIFEPYFTTKHKSQGTGIGLYMSKMIIEENMQGELKVENDKDGAVFTISVPKI, from the coding sequence ATGTTAAGTATAAATAGAATATCTTTAAAAATTTTTATATCAATGTTTTTATCAATACTATTTTTTTCTGTAATATTCTCAGTATATTATGTAAAAAATCAAAAAAAAGAGATTATTGATTCTATGCAATTAGAAGCAAAAAGTATTGCAAAGATGATTGTATATGTTACTTCTGATGCTATCGTTTTAAATGATGGTGCATATATTGTAGAGTTTAACCATGAATTTCTTTCTCAACATGAGTTATTAAAATCTATTATTATTTCTAAAAATTCTAATGAATACTTTATAGTAAAAAAAGATAAATGGTCTTTTGAAAAGAGTATTGATAAGAGTTTTACCGAATTAGAAAGTGATATTGAAAAAGCTAAAATCATGAAAAGTAAAATTTTAAATGAAATGGTTTTTCATTATACTTATCCAATAGTATTTTCTGCAACAAACTGGGGTCATATACATTTAAGTTTCTCTTTAGAACAATATAACAAAAGAATAGAAAGTATGTATGTAAGTTTCTCTTTCTTTTTTATTGTTTTATTATTTATTACCTCTTTAGTATCTTATTTTATAGCAAAAAGTTTTTCAAAACCAATTATAAAATTAAATGAAATTGCAAATGAGATTTCCCGTGGTAATTTACAACTAAGAAGTGATTACAAGAGTAAAGATGAGTTTGGACAATTATCAAATAGCTTTAATAAAATGATTTCTAAAATACAAACTTCTCAAGAACAACTAAAAGAATCCCACGAAGAGCTTGAAAATAGAGTAGAACTTAGAACATTAGAGTTAAATGAAACAAATAAAAAACTTGAAGAAAAAACAATTGAATTGGAACATTTAAATAAACAGTTAGATAAAAAGGTAAAAGATGAAGTTGAAAAAAGAACAGATCAAGAGAGGCTTCTTATTCAACAATCAAGACTAGCAGCAATGGGTGAAATGATAGGAAATATTGCTCACCAATGGAGACAACCTTTATCTATTATAACAACTGCTGCATCTGGAATAAAAGTTGAAAAAGAGTTTGGTATATCTTCTGAAGAAGAGGAATTAAATAAAGTTGAAATCATTATGAAAACTTCAATGTATCTTTCAAATACAATTGAAGATTTTAGTAACTTTTTTAAACCAAATAAAGAAAAAGAAAATTTCAAGATTGATACTATGATAAAGCAATCTTTAGAGTTGGTTGGGGCGAGTTTTAGATATTATCATATTTCTGTGAATAAGGATGTTGAAAAAGATATAGTAGTAAATGGTTTTGCAAATGAATATGCCCAAGCAGTTATGAATATATTAAATAATGCCAAAGATATTTTAGTAGATAGAAATATAATAAACCCAACTATAAATTTAAAAATTTATGAAAAAAATGGCTTAGGAGTACTTGAAATAAAAGATAATGCAGGTGGAGTTGAAAATAATATTATTGATAAAATTTTTGAACCATATTTTACAACTAAACATAAATCTCAAGGTACTGGAATTGGGCTTTATATGTCAAAAATGATTATTGAAGAGAATATGCAAGGGGAGTTAAAAGTAGAAAATGATAAGGATGGGGCAGTGTTTACAATATCTGTACCTAAGATATAA
- a CDS encoding PhnD/SsuA/transferrin family substrate-binding protein has product MKNRLISLFILFFVLVSYSNANDYLDNNYSFGVIISKYDKIHQNKIKSVVKRISNQFQNLNGNKYFVDVSFLDDTKKLEDNYVNYKKYNAIITYASFYLRDKERLKKNSQYYFTFDYNKEFQQYVLLVNNKSNIKSIKDLKGKRFSTFVANDNYADWLDYVTFKELHKSYKDILKSIKEVQSDSALVLDLYFNKSDFSVIRKSAFNDIVSLNPAIKKRVTVLKESEPIFLFGLGLIHKNTSKKIINSFNEIVENGTFDRDYQSLLELLGNVKIKRIYPEDLNELEKFYDEYMELKRKY; this is encoded by the coding sequence TTGAAAAACAGACTTATTAGTCTTTTTATTTTATTCTTTGTATTAGTAAGTTATTCAAATGCTAATGATTATTTAGACAATAATTATAGCTTCGGAGTAATTATAAGTAAGTATGATAAAATACACCAAAATAAAATAAAAAGTGTTGTAAAAAGAATTTCAAACCAATTCCAAAATTTAAATGGAAATAAATATTTTGTTGATGTATCTTTTTTAGATGACACTAAAAAACTGGAAGATAATTATGTTAATTACAAAAAATATAATGCAATAATCACTTATGCAAGTTTCTATTTAAGAGATAAAGAAAGATTAAAAAAAAATTCTCAGTATTATTTTACTTTTGATTATAATAAAGAGTTTCAGCAATATGTTTTACTTGTAAATAATAAATCTAATATTAAATCAATAAAAGATTTAAAAGGTAAAAGATTTTCAACATTTGTAGCAAATGATAATTATGCTGATTGGCTTGATTATGTTACTTTTAAAGAACTACATAAATCTTATAAAGATATTCTGAAAAGTATTAAAGAGGTTCAAAGTGATTCTGCTTTAGTATTAGACCTGTATTTTAATAAATCAGATTTTTCTGTTATAAGAAAAAGTGCTTTTAATGATATTGTTTCATTAAATCCTGCAATTAAAAAAAGAGTAACAGTCTTAAAAGAGTCTGAACCAATATTTCTTTTTGGTTTAGGTTTAATACATAAAAATACAAGTAAAAAAATAATTAATAGTTTTAATGAAATAGTTGAGAATGGTACTTTTGACAGAGATTATCAGTCTTTATTAGAACTATTAGGAAATGTAAAAATCAAAAGAATATATCCTGAAGATTTGAATGAATTAGAAAAGTTTTATGATGAATATATGGAGTTAAAAAGAAAATATTAA